The following proteins come from a genomic window of Nicotiana tomentosiformis chromosome 12, ASM39032v3, whole genome shotgun sequence:
- the LOC104095878 gene encoding cationic amino acid transporter 1-like, whose protein sequence is MGTEGDQHTKSEGGEVGIRRRVCSCTKDDFLPEESFKSWGNYANALIQTPTRLIDRILTRSEDGEELQAKSRSQNEMKKTLTWWDLIWFGMGAVIGAGIFVLTGLEANQEAGPAVVLSYAVSGISAMLSVFCYTEFAVEIPVAGGSFAYLRVELGDFVAFIAAGNILLEYVIAGAAVARTWTSYFATLLNFNSDRFLIKVNSLADGYNELDPIAVGVCLIVCLIAIYSTKGSSRLNYIATIIHIFVIFFIIICGLIKSDTKNYTPFAPFGVRGIFKASAVLFFAYVGFDAVSTMAEETKNPGRDIPIGLIGSMVITTFLYCLLAITLCLMQPYQNIDIHAPFSVAFKSVGWNWAQYIVAAGALKGMTSVLLVGAVGQARYLTHISRTHMMPPWFSQVNAKTGTPVNATAVMSCATAIIALFTKLDILSNLLSISTLFIFMLVALALLVRRYYVSGETTNANRNKLIAFLLIILGSSIATATYWGLSKHGWIGYCITVPIWLLATIGLWYFVPHARNPKLWGVPLVPWLPSASIAINIFLLGSIDKKSFIRFGAWTGFLLVYYLFFGLHASYDTAKEFERGRGWKNIEEGSNGVYSKDAPIASGKEMVSK, encoded by the exons ATGGGGACTGAGGGTGATCAACATACAAAGTCAGAAGGAGGAGAAGTAGGAATAAGGAGAAGAGTATGTTCATGCACAAAAGACGATTTTCTGCCCGAGGAATCATTTAAAAGCTGGGGAAATTACGCGAATGCGCTGATACAAACACCAACAAGGCTAATAGATAGGATCCTGACACGTTCTGAAGATGGGGAAGAGTTACAAGCAAAGTCGCGGAGCCAGAACGAAATGAAGAAGACACTTACTTGGTGGGATTTGATATGGTTTGGAATGGGAGCTGTTATTGGAGCTGGAATATTTGTTCTCACAGGTCTTGAAGCTAATCAAGAAGCTGGCCCTGCTGTTGTTTTATCCTATGCTGTATCTGGGATCTCTGCAATGCTCTCTGTTTTTTGCTATACTGAGTTTGCTGTCGAGATTCCTGTTGCAG GTGGTTCATTTGCCTACTTGAGAGTGGAGTTAGGTGACTTTGTTGCCTTCATTGCTGCTGGTAATATACTTCTTGAATATGTGATTGCTGGTGCTGCAGTAGCTCGTACGTGGACTTCCTATTTTGCAACTCTACTAAACTTCAACTCCGACAGATTCCTCATCAAGGTGAATAGTTTAGCAGACGGATACAATGAGCTAGATCCTATTGCTGTTGGTGTTTGCCTCATCGTCTGTCTTATCGCAATTTATAGTACAAAAGGTTCATCTCGCCTCAACTATATCGCCACAATCATTCACATTTTCGTGATCTTTTTCATCATCATCTGTGGCCTAATAAAGTCAGATACCAAGAATTATACCCCTTTTGCACCATTTGGCGTTCGTGGGATATTCAAAGCTTCTGCAGTTTTGTTCTTTGCATATGTTGGTTTTGATGCTGTTTCCACTATGGCTGAGGAAACTAAAAATCCTGGCAGAGATATTCCAATTGGACTGATTGGTTCTATGGTGATCACAACTTTTTTGTACTGTTTACTAGCCATTACTTTGTGTCTCATGCAACCATATCAGAATATTGATATTCATGCTCCATTTTCTGTGGCGTTTAAATCTGTGGGATGGAATTGGGCACAATATATTGTGGCTGCGGGGGCATTGAAAGGAATGACATCAGTTTTGCTAGTTGGTGCTGTTGGTCAAGCTAGATATTTAACTCATATTTCAAGAACTCACATGATGCCTCCATGGTTTTCTCAAGTAAATGCCAAGACAG GTACACCAGTCAATGCCACGGCCGTCATGTCTTGTGCTACTGCAATCATTGCCTTATTTACGAAACTCGATATTCTCTCCAATCTCCTTTCAATCTCCACCCTCTTCATTTTCATGCTTGTGGCGCTTGCTCTCCTTGTTCGACGTTACTATGTGAGCGGAGAAACTACAAATGCAAATCGCAACAAGCTTATCGCGTTTCTCTTGATTATTCTCGGATCCTCCATTGCTACAGCTACTTATTGGGGACTAAGTAAACACGGATGGATTGGTTACTGCATTACTGTGCCAATTTGGTTATTAGCAACAATTGGACTTTGGTATTTTGTACCTCATGCTCGTAATCCAAAGCTATGGGGTGTACCACTTGTGCCATGGTTGCCATCAGCCTCTATTGCTATTAACATTTTCCTTTTAGGGTCAATTGATAAGAAATCATTCATAAGGTTTGGTGCTTGGACTGGATTTCTGTTGGTATATTACTTGTTTTTTGGACTTCATGCTTCTTATGACACTGCAAAAGAATTTGAAAGGGGCAGAGGGTGGAAGAATATTGAAGAGGGAAGCAATGGTGTATATAGCAAAGATGCTCCTATTGCTTCTGGTAAAGAAATGGTCTCTAAATAA
- the LOC104095876 gene encoding suppressor protein SRP40 isoform X1 → MSKIQVQNLVKPKNIMATRAKDTAPPGKEKRGTSPSHPIAHHLRSPNSSNTNSPVRKRADSTTSNKNVPNYLKPTMSSSNDPNIHNKPTLTRIRSFDKPPVAALQKTAKERILQSSSSFSGKTSSTSQKPLSDKLSRASHMTTGKQRGTSMYARPGTIKTTATGTISKKQEASGTSHNDTHKSRNDQNGHNGSTPKDPITNSSHAAEDVIPQAETGQDDTSKSRNDQEDHNESTPKESKITDSPHATEEVIPQAELSEQEDDQELLVTDTEGDVIINNSETAATDAGENNSAIEDQEEHNGNENNAEIVVENQEISKMEEPEDAHLVEETNTSNPKEPEAITNELNELHLEENTVKAVDENQQEKEEDKGRNQGKEGEAVQETSTTVASSKPQRQVVQGKKESVVSNDVIEETASKLREQRKNRVRALAGAFETVISLQEPKV, encoded by the exons ATGAG CAAAATACAAGTTCAAAATCTTGTTAAGCCAAAGAATATAATGGCAACTCGGGCAAAGGACACTGCTCCACCAGGAAAGGAGAAGAGAGGGACATCTCCTTCACATCCAATTGCTCATCATCTGAGAAGTCCCAATTCATCAAATACAAACTCTCCGGTGCGGAAACGAGCAGATTCAACCACCTCAAACAAGAATGTTCCTAACTATCTCAAGCCTACAATGTCTTCATCCAATGACCCCAACATTCACAATAAGCCTACCCTAACTCGAATAAGATCGTTTGATAAGCCTCCTGTTGCTGCTTTGCAAAAAACTGCTAAAGAGAGAATTCTTCAGTCATCCTCATCGTTCTCGGGCAAGACTAGTTCAACTTCCCAAAAACCCCTTTCGGATAAATTATCTAGAGCATCTCATATGACTACCGGTAAACAACGTGGCACCAGCATGTATGCTAGACCAGGGACCATAAAGACTACAGCCACCGGCACCATCTCCAAGAAACAGGAGGCCAGCGGAACTAGTCATAATGACACACACAAATCAagaaatgatcaaaatggtcATAATGGTTCAACACCAAAAGATCCAATAACTAATTCTTCACATGCAGCTGAGGATGTTATTCCTCAGGCTGAAACTGGGCAAGATGACACGTCTAAATCGAGAAATGATCAGGAAGATCATAATGAATCAACACCTAAAGAATCAAAAATAACTGATTCTCCACATGCAACTGAGGAAGTTATTCCTCAAGCTGAACTATCAGAGCAAGAAGATGATCAAGAATTGCTGGTCACTGATACTGAAGGTGACGTGATCATTAACAACAGTGAAACTGCTGCTACTGATGCAGGAGAAAACAATTCAGCCATTGAAGATCAAGAAGAGCATAACGGAAATGAAAACAACGCTGAAATAGTTGTGGAAAACCAAGAAATCAGTAAGATGGAAGAACCAGAAGACGCACACCTAGTTGAAGAAACCAACACCAGCAACCCTAAAGAACCAGAAGCAATTACCAatgaacttaatgaacttcatCTTGAAGAGAACACAGTAAAAGCAGTGGATGAGAACCAACAAGAAAAAGAAGAGGATAAAGGAAGAAACCAAGGAAAGGAAGGTGAAGCAGTGCAGGAGACTAGTACTACTGTGGCATCATCAAAACCTCAACGTCAAGTGGTGCAAGGGAAGAAGGAATCTGTGGTCTCCAATGATGTGATAGAAGAGACTGCAAGTAAGCTTCGAGAGCAAAGAAAGAACAGAGTAAGAGCACTGGCTGGTGCCTTTGAAACTGTCATCTCCTTGCAGGAGCCCAA GGTGTAA
- the LOC104095877 gene encoding uncharacterized protein: protein MGAPFCSRFTSLKVTPFIPSLAPAIQLSFTTNLRPLNGVVTSRMESTSISPSNNSSAITTVSAVAAGGDTTTTGNNSAEDNSVSDTVVQYVVLRRDLIDTWPLGSVVTQGCHAAVAAIWSHKDDAVTLQYCSPSNLDSMHKVTLEAKGEAQILNLAEKLKAGGIAHKLWIEQPENIPTCLATKPYPKSVVSPFFKKLKLCK, encoded by the exons ATGGGTGCTCCATTCTGCTCCCGTTTTACGTCTCTCAAAGTCACGCCCTTTATTCCCAGCTTAGCTCCGGCGATTCAATTAAGTTTCACAACTAATCTCCGTCCCTTAAACGGTGTCGTAACATCTAGAATGGAATCAACATCCATTTCTCCTTCCAACAACTCCAGCGCAATCACCACCGTCAGCGCCGTCGCTGCCGGCGGCGACACAACCACAACCGGTAACAATAGCGCAGAGGATAACTCCGTTTCCGACACAGTGGTTCAGTACGTTGTTCTAAGGAGAGACTTAATTGACACGTGGCCGTTAGGAAGCGTGGTTACGCAAGGCTGCCATGCCGCCGTCGCCGCCATTTGGTCCCACAAGGACGATGCCGTTACTCTTCAATATTGTAGCCCTTCCAATCTCGACTCAATGCACAAG GTAACTCTTGAAGCGAAGGGTGAAGCCCAGATATTGAACTTGGCAGAAAAGCTAAAAGCTGGGGGCATTGCTCATAAGCTGTGGATTGAACAACCAGAAAACATCCCAACTTGTCTTGCTACAAAACCTTATCCAAAATCTGTGGTATCTCCGTTTTTCAAGAAGCTAAAACTTTGTAAATGA
- the LOC104095876 gene encoding suppressor protein SRP40 isoform X2, producing MATRAKDTAPPGKEKRGTSPSHPIAHHLRSPNSSNTNSPVRKRADSTTSNKNVPNYLKPTMSSSNDPNIHNKPTLTRIRSFDKPPVAALQKTAKERILQSSSSFSGKTSSTSQKPLSDKLSRASHMTTGKQRGTSMYARPGTIKTTATGTISKKQEASGTSHNDTHKSRNDQNGHNGSTPKDPITNSSHAAEDVIPQAETGQDDTSKSRNDQEDHNESTPKESKITDSPHATEEVIPQAELSEQEDDQELLVTDTEGDVIINNSETAATDAGENNSAIEDQEEHNGNENNAEIVVENQEISKMEEPEDAHLVEETNTSNPKEPEAITNELNELHLEENTVKAVDENQQEKEEDKGRNQGKEGEAVQETSTTVASSKPQRQVVQGKKESVVSNDVIEETASKLREQRKNRVRALAGAFETVISLQEPKV from the exons ATGGCAACTCGGGCAAAGGACACTGCTCCACCAGGAAAGGAGAAGAGAGGGACATCTCCTTCACATCCAATTGCTCATCATCTGAGAAGTCCCAATTCATCAAATACAAACTCTCCGGTGCGGAAACGAGCAGATTCAACCACCTCAAACAAGAATGTTCCTAACTATCTCAAGCCTACAATGTCTTCATCCAATGACCCCAACATTCACAATAAGCCTACCCTAACTCGAATAAGATCGTTTGATAAGCCTCCTGTTGCTGCTTTGCAAAAAACTGCTAAAGAGAGAATTCTTCAGTCATCCTCATCGTTCTCGGGCAAGACTAGTTCAACTTCCCAAAAACCCCTTTCGGATAAATTATCTAGAGCATCTCATATGACTACCGGTAAACAACGTGGCACCAGCATGTATGCTAGACCAGGGACCATAAAGACTACAGCCACCGGCACCATCTCCAAGAAACAGGAGGCCAGCGGAACTAGTCATAATGACACACACAAATCAagaaatgatcaaaatggtcATAATGGTTCAACACCAAAAGATCCAATAACTAATTCTTCACATGCAGCTGAGGATGTTATTCCTCAGGCTGAAACTGGGCAAGATGACACGTCTAAATCGAGAAATGATCAGGAAGATCATAATGAATCAACACCTAAAGAATCAAAAATAACTGATTCTCCACATGCAACTGAGGAAGTTATTCCTCAAGCTGAACTATCAGAGCAAGAAGATGATCAAGAATTGCTGGTCACTGATACTGAAGGTGACGTGATCATTAACAACAGTGAAACTGCTGCTACTGATGCAGGAGAAAACAATTCAGCCATTGAAGATCAAGAAGAGCATAACGGAAATGAAAACAACGCTGAAATAGTTGTGGAAAACCAAGAAATCAGTAAGATGGAAGAACCAGAAGACGCACACCTAGTTGAAGAAACCAACACCAGCAACCCTAAAGAACCAGAAGCAATTACCAatgaacttaatgaacttcatCTTGAAGAGAACACAGTAAAAGCAGTGGATGAGAACCAACAAGAAAAAGAAGAGGATAAAGGAAGAAACCAAGGAAAGGAAGGTGAAGCAGTGCAGGAGACTAGTACTACTGTGGCATCATCAAAACCTCAACGTCAAGTGGTGCAAGGGAAGAAGGAATCTGTGGTCTCCAATGATGTGATAGAAGAGACTGCAAGTAAGCTTCGAGAGCAAAGAAAGAACAGAGTAAGAGCACTGGCTGGTGCCTTTGAAACTGTCATCTCCTTGCAGGAGCCCAA GGTGTAA